A window from bacterium BMS3Abin14 encodes these proteins:
- the acrB gene encoding acryloyl-CoA reductase electron transfer subunit gamma encodes MEILVCIKQVPDTTKVRINPETNTLVREGVESIINPFDLYAVEEAVRLKEAHGGTVKVMTMGPPQADSALREAISLGADEVYLVSDRSFAGSDTWVTAYTLAAAIRKVGRPDLIICGKQAIDGDTAQVGPSLADQLEIPFVAFVRKIRSLENEEIVVERMFEEGYEVVRMGLPALITVVKEINEPRLPSLKGKMRARKSEITTLARPDLDVDDALLGLDGSPTRVVKIFAPDLKRAGEKWEGEPEDLAVRLVARLREQKII; translated from the coding sequence ATGGAAATATTAGTCTGCATCAAACAGGTTCCCGACACAACGAAGGTCCGAATCAACCCCGAGACCAACACCCTTGTCAGGGAGGGTGTTGAGAGCATTATCAACCCCTTCGATCTCTACGCCGTCGAGGAGGCGGTCCGTTTGAAGGAGGCCCACGGGGGGACGGTGAAGGTCATGACCATGGGTCCTCCGCAGGCTGACTCCGCTCTTCGCGAGGCCATTTCCCTTGGTGCCGACGAGGTATATCTGGTCAGCGACAGGTCTTTCGCCGGCTCAGATACATGGGTTACGGCCTATACCCTGGCCGCGGCCATCCGCAAGGTTGGCCGGCCGGACCTGATTATCTGCGGGAAGCAGGCCATTGATGGGGACACTGCCCAGGTGGGCCCATCCCTGGCCGACCAGCTCGAGATACCGTTTGTGGCTTTCGTGAGGAAGATCAGGTCCCTGGAAAACGAGGAGATAGTGGTGGAGCGCATGTTCGAAGAGGGGTATGAGGTCGTTCGCATGGGGCTTCCGGCCCTGATAACCGTTGTCAAGGAGATCAACGAGCCGAGGCTCCCTTCGCTCAAGGGAAAGATGAGGGCGCGGAAAAGCGAGATCACAACCCTTGCGAGACCCGATCTTGATGTGGATGACGCCCTTCTGGGGCTTGATGGTTCGCCCACCCGGGTAGTCAAGATCTTTGCCCCCGATCTCAAGCGTGCAGGGGAGAAGTGGGAAGGCGAGCCGGAAGACCTGGCCGTCAGGCTGGTTGCCAGGCTCAGGGAACAGAAGATCATCTGA
- the acdA gene encoding acyl-CoA dehydrogenase: MDYFLSEDQQAIQDIARQIAQEKIVPVRAELDEKGEFPWGIMKACAQSDLFGISIPEEYGGFGGGVFETSLAVEELSKACLGVAVSYAASSLGAFPILLFGSEEQKQKYLPKIASGEKLAAFGLTEANAGSDAGGIRTTAVKDGDSYILNGTKQWITNGGEAEIYTVIAITNRKKGARGASAFIVEKGMEGFSFGKKENKMGIRASATRELVFENCRIPVENLVSREGMGFMVAMKTLDMSRPGIAAQGVGVAQGALDVAVSYARERYQFDRPIISFQAIQHMLADMATMTEAARALTYAVARYIGSGAKDISKVSAMTKVFGADVAMQVTTDAVQVLGGYGYMKEYPVEKMMRDAKILQIYEGTNQIQRNVIGAALIKEYAQKTI; this comes from the coding sequence ATGGACTATTTCTTGTCGGAGGATCAGCAGGCTATTCAGGATATCGCACGACAGATTGCCCAGGAGAAGATAGTGCCGGTTCGCGCTGAATTAGATGAGAAGGGAGAATTTCCCTGGGGTATCATGAAGGCATGCGCCCAATCCGACCTGTTCGGGATTTCAATCCCGGAGGAGTACGGAGGATTTGGGGGCGGTGTTTTTGAGACCTCCCTGGCTGTGGAGGAGCTCAGCAAAGCCTGTCTCGGGGTTGCAGTGAGTTACGCCGCTTCCAGCCTGGGGGCCTTCCCAATCCTTCTTTTCGGGAGTGAAGAGCAGAAACAGAAGTATCTTCCCAAAATTGCCTCAGGCGAGAAACTCGCCGCCTTCGGACTGACGGAGGCCAACGCCGGAAGTGACGCCGGTGGAATACGGACCACCGCGGTAAAGGATGGCGATTCGTATATCCTCAACGGTACCAAACAGTGGATCACCAACGGCGGGGAGGCCGAGATCTACACGGTAATCGCCATCACAAACAGGAAAAAGGGCGCCCGGGGAGCATCCGCCTTCATCGTGGAAAAAGGCATGGAAGGGTTTTCCTTCGGCAAGAAGGAAAACAAGATGGGGATCAGGGCCTCAGCCACAAGGGAGCTTGTCTTTGAGAACTGCCGGATTCCCGTTGAGAACCTGGTTTCCAGGGAAGGGATGGGCTTCATGGTGGCAATGAAGACCCTTGACATGTCCAGACCGGGCATCGCGGCCCAGGGGGTGGGGGTTGCCCAGGGCGCCCTGGACGTCGCAGTTAGCTATGCCAGGGAAAGATATCAGTTCGACAGGCCGATCATCTCGTTTCAGGCGATTCAGCACATGCTGGCGGATATGGCCACCATGACTGAGGCGGCAAGGGCGCTGACCTACGCCGTGGCACGGTACATCGGGAGCGGGGCAAAGGATATCTCCAAGGTTTCCGCCATGACGAAAGTGTTCGGCGCCGACGTTGCCATGCAGGTCACCACCGATGCCGTGCAGGTCCTCGGGGGATATGGCTACATGAAGGAATATCCGGTTGAAAAGATGATGAGGGACGCGAAGATCCTGCAGATCTACGAGGGTACCAACCAGATCCAGCGAAATGTAATCGGGGCCGCGTTGATAAAGGAATATGCGCAGAAAACGATCTGA
- the fabH_2 gene encoding 3-oxoacyl-[acyl-carrier-protein] synthase 3, producing the protein MRSFMAGTGSYLPERKLTNAELTRMVDTSDEWIISRTGIRERRIAAPDQASSDLATAAAKNALEAAGIEAGDLDLIIVATLSPDHMFPSTAGLVQRNLKAVKAAAFDLEAACTGFIYALTVGDQFIKTGKYSRILVIAAEVLSRFINYEDRNTCVLFGDGAGAVVLVPSEDGKRGIISTHLYNDGSMADLLIAPAGGSRMPVDEEAIAKRLNTVKMNGNEVFRIAVRKLSEVVDEVLEVNGLKEEDIDFLVPHQANLRIIMATAKKLKLPLEKVVITVDRHGNTSAASVPLALDEAVRSGRINPGDLVLLEAFGGGLTWGAALVRW; encoded by the coding sequence ATGAGATCTTTCATGGCGGGAACAGGATCCTACCTCCCTGAGCGGAAACTGACCAATGCCGAACTGACCCGGATGGTGGATACCAGTGACGAATGGATCATCTCCCGCACGGGAATCCGGGAACGAAGGATTGCAGCCCCCGACCAGGCCAGCTCCGATCTGGCTACTGCGGCCGCAAAGAACGCTCTGGAAGCGGCCGGAATCGAGGCAGGAGATCTGGACCTCATCATAGTCGCCACGCTCTCGCCGGATCACATGTTCCCATCCACCGCCGGTCTGGTCCAGCGGAATCTCAAAGCTGTTAAGGCAGCGGCTTTCGACCTTGAGGCTGCCTGCACCGGGTTCATTTACGCACTGACGGTCGGCGATCAGTTCATTAAAACAGGAAAGTACAGCAGGATTCTCGTCATCGCTGCCGAGGTGCTCTCACGCTTCATCAATTATGAGGACAGAAATACCTGTGTTCTCTTCGGGGATGGGGCCGGGGCTGTGGTGCTTGTGCCCTCAGAGGATGGTAAAAGAGGAATCATCTCTACCCATCTTTACAACGACGGATCCATGGCCGACCTGCTCATCGCGCCGGCAGGCGGATCCAGGATGCCGGTTGACGAGGAGGCCATAGCCAAAAGGCTTAATACCGTAAAGATGAACGGAAATGAGGTCTTCCGGATCGCTGTAAGAAAACTCAGTGAAGTGGTTGACGAGGTTCTTGAGGTTAACGGTCTGAAGGAGGAGGATATCGATTTCCTCGTGCCCCATCAGGCCAATCTCCGGATCATTATGGCCACGGCGAAAAAACTGAAGCTCCCCTTGGAAAAGGTGGTCATCACCGTGGATCGGCATGGAAACACCTCAGCCGCCTCGGTTCCCCTTGCGCTGGATGAGGCGGTGCGCAGCGGGAGGATCAATCCGGGCGATCTGGTGCTTCTGGAGGCTTTCGGGGGAGGGCTCACCTGGGGCGCTGCCCTGGTGAGATGGTAA
- the plsX gene encoding phosphate acyltransferase gives MKIAVDAMGGDNAPQAIIEGAALAVREFDCRIILVGDREIIEPQLDRMDLPDGSVVVKHASEVVGMDEAPRKALVKKRDSSIQRTFDLVKTGEAVVALSAGNSGAAMLSGLYTIGLLPNVDRPCIGSIIPTRDSRAVMVDSGANVDSKPHNLVQFAFMGNALARTALDLPSPRVGLLSIGEEAGKGNETVRGAYHILKKSSLNFVGNIEGGDVFSGDAADVIVCDGFVGNVALKTGEGVAKVLAEALKDEIKSSVLGRVGYIFMRPALKRFKRRFHYAEIGGALLLGINGIGVISHGRSSPTAIKNAILLADKFARTRIDRLVKEEVETSVDLTDLRQTMGAKVHQVIENLKDKKIDSSLKEVKEKSDRKRPKR, from the coding sequence GTGAAGATCGCTGTCGATGCCATGGGTGGGGACAATGCTCCCCAGGCCATCATAGAGGGCGCCGCGTTAGCGGTTCGCGAGTTCGATTGCCGTATTATCCTCGTCGGCGACAGGGAGATTATTGAGCCCCAGCTGGACCGCATGGATCTTCCGGACGGGAGTGTCGTGGTCAAGCACGCCTCCGAGGTCGTCGGGATGGATGAGGCTCCCCGGAAAGCCCTGGTGAAGAAACGGGACTCTTCCATCCAGCGGACTTTTGACCTGGTCAAGACGGGAGAGGCCGTCGTCGCGCTGTCCGCCGGCAACTCGGGGGCGGCCATGCTCTCAGGGTTGTATACCATCGGGCTGCTGCCGAATGTAGACCGGCCATGCATCGGGTCTATCATCCCCACTCGCGACAGCAGGGCGGTAATGGTGGATTCCGGGGCCAACGTTGACAGCAAACCCCACAACCTTGTCCAGTTCGCTTTTATGGGCAACGCCCTTGCCAGGACTGCCCTGGACCTGCCCTCTCCGAGGGTAGGACTGCTCAGCATAGGCGAAGAAGCCGGCAAGGGGAACGAGACCGTCCGGGGCGCATACCATATTCTGAAGAAAAGCTCCCTTAACTTTGTCGGAAATATCGAGGGAGGGGACGTCTTCTCGGGGGATGCGGCGGACGTCATCGTGTGTGATGGTTTTGTAGGGAACGTTGCCCTGAAGACCGGCGAGGGGGTTGCTAAAGTTCTTGCCGAGGCGCTCAAGGATGAGATCAAATCCTCTGTGCTTGGGCGTGTCGGGTATATTTTCATGCGTCCGGCTCTGAAAAGGTTCAAGCGCCGTTTCCATTATGCGGAGATCGGCGGAGCGCTTCTCCTGGGCATTAACGGTATCGGCGTTATTTCACACGGGCGATCGAGCCCCACAGCAATAAAGAATGCCATTCTGCTGGCTGACAAATTTGCTCGAACGAGGATTGATCGTCTGGTGAAGGAAGAGGTCGAAACAAGCGTGGATCTTACCGATCTCAGACAGACCATGGGCGCCAAGGTCCATCAGGTCATCGAAAATCTTAAGGATAAAAAGATAGATAGCAGTCTGAAAGAGGTTAAGGAAAAGAGCGACCGGAAGCGGCCAAAAAGGTAG
- the rpmF gene encoding 50S ribosomal protein L32 produces MPVPKQKTAKAKTRGRRSHDALRQPMTSKCSKCGEAKMPHRVCPHCGYYRGHKVLEVQEV; encoded by the coding sequence ATGCCGGTTCCGAAGCAAAAGACCGCAAAGGCGAAGACACGGGGGCGAAGGTCCCATGATGCCCTGAGACAACCCATGACCAGCAAATGCAGCAAGTGCGGCGAAGCCAAGATGCCCCACAGGGTCTGTCCCCATTGCGGGTACTATCGAGGGCACAAAGTGCTTGAGGTTCAAGAGGTTTAA
- a CDS encoding DSBA-like thioredoxin domain protein, giving the protein MVFKNFPIRSHRYAVKAAAAALAAGKQDRFWEFHDLLFESYNKLNDKMITGFARSLNLDMKRFEKDRASAEVAKLIKRDLQEARDADVRGTPTIFVNGKLLQVRSMDGFSRAIDLELKKSSP; this is encoded by the coding sequence GTGGTATTCAAAAACTTCCCGATCCGGAGCCACAGATATGCCGTGAAAGCCGCTGCTGCAGCCCTCGCAGCCGGCAAGCAGGACCGCTTCTGGGAGTTTCATGACCTTCTGTTCGAAAGCTACAATAAGCTTAATGATAAAATGATCACAGGTTTTGCCCGTAGTCTGAATCTGGACATGAAGCGATTTGAAAAAGACCGGGCGAGCGCAGAGGTGGCCAAGTTAATCAAAAGGGACCTTCAGGAGGCCCGCGATGCCGATGTCCGTGGAACACCCACCATCTTCGTCAACGGCAAGCTGTTGCAGGTCCGTTCCATGGACGGTTTTTCCAGGGCCATCGACCTGGAGCTTAAAAAGAGTTCTCCCTAA
- the dsbC gene encoding putative thiol:disulfide interchange protein DsbC precursor, whose product MREYLFVFMSAIIALFTLAGSNPRPASAFGGGGCGEGACSSCHELKVEDASKILGGLVGKVDRVDFSKVPGLYSVEVESKGKKYLVYVDFSEKFIISGNVIRIADRTNITREKLINMRRVDPAIIPIGDALVIGNPKAPKKIIVFTDPQCPYCKELHPELKKVVKADPDIVFFIKLYPLRKIHPDSYRIAQAIVCEDSIDLLEASFAGKKIPDPECESSVVDNTIALARKLGISSTPTMVLPDGRLAPGFMPAKDILRLIDGGDAGKNQ is encoded by the coding sequence ATGAGAGAGTATCTGTTTGTCTTTATGTCCGCAATCATAGCTCTTTTCACCCTTGCCGGGAGCAATCCCCGGCCGGCCTCGGCCTTTGGCGGCGGCGGATGCGGGGAGGGGGCGTGCAGCAGCTGCCATGAACTGAAGGTGGAGGATGCCTCGAAAATTCTGGGAGGATTGGTAGGCAAGGTGGATCGGGTCGATTTCTCGAAGGTGCCCGGCCTTTATTCCGTTGAGGTGGAAAGCAAGGGGAAGAAATACCTTGTTTACGTGGATTTTTCAGAAAAATTCATCATCTCGGGGAACGTCATCCGCATCGCCGATCGAACCAACATAACCCGGGAAAAGTTAATCAACATGCGCCGGGTCGATCCGGCGATTATACCGATTGGGGACGCTCTGGTTATTGGAAACCCCAAGGCTCCGAAAAAAATCATCGTTTTTACGGACCCTCAATGTCCCTACTGCAAGGAACTCCATCCTGAGCTCAAGAAGGTGGTCAAGGCCGATCCGGATATCGTATTCTTCATCAAACTCTACCCCTTAAGGAAGATACATCCGGACTCCTACCGCATAGCACAGGCCATTGTATGCGAGGACTCCATCGACCTGCTGGAAGCGAGCTTTGCCGGAAAGAAGATCCCGGACCCTGAATGTGAGAGCAGCGTCGTTGACAACACCATTGCGCTTGCGCGAAAGCTCGGAATCTCCTCGACCCCGACCATGGTCCTGCCTGACGGGCGTCTGGCGCCGGGATTCATGCCGGCCAAGGACATATTGAGGCTTATCGACGGCGGTGATGCAGGAAAAAACCAATAG
- the mlaE_3 gene encoding putative phospholipid ABC transporter permease protein MlaE: MGLFQRIGTECIYFLENTGRMGMFLFTCLLGAFTPPYRVKATIRQIYFIGARSVFVIIFTGLFTGMVLGLQGYYTLSNFGSEGLLGSGVAVSLLRELGPVLTALMVIGRAGSAMCAEIGIMRNSEQIDALECMAIDPYKFVMAPKYVATIISMPILTFIFDMMGIIGGYLVGVSLLGLTSGAYFQGMYSGTVWADIQMGMIKAFLFGLVVVWICTSKGFHIHMERSGGFGAEGVSRATTSAVVLASVVVLVWDYIISAIML; the protein is encoded by the coding sequence TTGGGACTTTTCCAAAGAATCGGCACCGAGTGTATCTACTTTCTGGAAAATACCGGCAGAATGGGCATGTTTTTGTTCACCTGCCTTCTCGGCGCCTTCACACCGCCGTACAGGGTCAAGGCAACCATACGCCAGATCTACTTCATCGGGGCCAGATCCGTATTCGTCATCATCTTTACCGGCCTCTTTACCGGAATGGTCCTCGGTCTGCAGGGGTACTACACCCTGAGCAATTTCGGGTCGGAAGGGCTCCTCGGCTCAGGCGTCGCCGTCAGCCTTCTGCGTGAACTTGGGCCGGTGCTCACAGCCTTGATGGTCATCGGGAGGGCCGGCTCGGCGATGTGCGCCGAGATCGGCATTATGAGAAATTCCGAGCAGATCGACGCGCTTGAGTGCATGGCCATCGACCCATACAAATTTGTCATGGCCCCGAAATACGTTGCCACTATCATCTCCATGCCCATCCTGACCTTCATCTTCGACATGATGGGCATCATCGGCGGGTACCTGGTGGGCGTCTCCCTCCTGGGGCTGACCAGCGGGGCCTACTTTCAGGGCATGTACAGCGGCACGGTGTGGGCCGATATCCAGATGGGCATGATCAAGGCTTTCCTCTTCGGGCTCGTGGTGGTGTGGATCTGTACCTCCAAGGGGTTCCACATCCACATGGAACGTTCCGGCGGCTTCGGGGCCGAGGGGGTCAGCAGAGCCACCACCAGCGCGGTAGTGCTTGCATCGGTAGTGGTCCTGGTCTGGGACTACATTATCAGCGCCATCATGTTATAA